Part of the Thauera sedimentorum genome, GCGAGGAAGGTCTGCAGGCCGGTGTTGGCCGCCAGCCCCACCGACACCCGCAGGCGCTTGAAGAGCACGGTGCCCAGCGCCAGCGTGAACAGCGCGCCGGTGACCAGCAGCAGGCCCTCGGCCGGATCGCTGCCGCCGGCCAGGCGGTTGCGCGCGATCAGCACCACGCCGGCGAAGCCCAGCGCCAGCCCGGCGAGCTTGCGCCCGCTCAAGCGCTCGCCGAGCAGCGCGGCCGAGAACAGCGCCACCAGGATGGGGTTGGCGCTGATGATGATGGTGGTCAGCCCGGAGGACAGCGTGCCCATGCCGGTCCAGCTCAGGCCGAGGTAGAGCGCGTGGTTGAGCAGGCCGAGCAGGGCCAGGGTGGCGAGGTCGCGCAGGGTGAGGCCGCGCAGTTCGCCGCGCAGCGCCGCCCAGCCGAGCAGCAGCGCGCCGGCGGTGAGGAAGCGCGCGGCGAGGAAGATCAGCGGCGGGCTGTCGGCGAGGCCGATCTTGGCGGCCGGGAAGGCGCTGGTCCAGATCAGCACGAAGGGCAGGGCGAGCGCCACGGTCGGCAGCGCGAGGCGTCTCGCCGGCGGCGGGGCAGTCAGGACCTGGGCGGTGGCTTTCATCGTCGGACTCCGGCGGGTGGGGCTTGACTGAAGCCTAAGCGCGGTCTTCACTATTTAAAAACGCGAAGTTCTGATGTCTTGCATTCGATCTGTCGATGGAGTGGTCATGGCCGACCTGGATATCGCGCTGCTGCGCACTTTCGTCTCGGTGGTGGAGAGCGGCGGCTTCACCCGCGCCGGCGACCGGGTGCACCGTACCCAGTCCACGGTGAGCCAGCAGGTCAAGAAGCTCGAGGAGCAGATCGGCCGGCAGGTCTTGCTGCGCGGGGTGCGCGGCGTCGAGCTCACCGAGGACGGCGAGCGCCTGCTCGCCTACGCGCGGCGCATCCTGGCGCTCAACGACGAGGCCCGCCAGCTGTTCGCCGAGGACGTGCCGGAGCTGGTGCGCATCGGTGTGCCGGAGGACTACGCCATCGAGGAGCTGCCGCTGCTGCTCGGCCGCTTTGCGCGCCGCCACCCGTCGGCGCGCCTGGAGGTGCGCTGCGCGCTGTCGGTGCAGCTGGAGGCCGAGGTGGAGGCGGGCGAGCTGGACATCGCGCTGTTCAAGCGCCTCGGCCCGGCGCCCGCGGCTGCTGGCGTTTGGCGCGATGCACTGAACTGGGTGGCCGCCGACGAGGCCACGCCCGAACAGCTGCCGGTGCTGCCGCTGGTGGTGTTCAACCAGGGCTGCATCTACCGCGCCCATGCCGTCCACGTGCTGGAGAGCCAGCGCCGCGCCTGGCGGGTGGCCTACACCAGCCCCAACCTGGCCGGCGTGCTGGCCGCGGTGCGTGCCGGGCT contains:
- a CDS encoding DMT family transporter; amino-acid sequence: MKATAQVLTAPPPARRLALPTVALALPFVLIWTSAFPAAKIGLADSPPLIFLAARFLTAGALLLGWAALRGELRGLTLRDLATLALLGLLNHALYLGLSWTGMGTLSSGLTTIIISANPILVALFSAALLGERLSGRKLAGLALGFAGVVLIARNRLAGGSDPAEGLLLVTGALFTLALGTVLFKRLRVSVGLAANTGLQTFLAGALLLPLALATENPVEVQLTAGFLAAFAWMVAVVSIGAYLLWFALLERGSASAASAWLFLAPPLGLAAGELLLGEQVGAADYLGILPVVLGIALVTRAR
- a CDS encoding LysR substrate-binding domain-containing protein, coding for MADLDIALLRTFVSVVESGGFTRAGDRVHRTQSTVSQQVKKLEEQIGRQVLLRGVRGVELTEDGERLLAYARRILALNDEARQLFAEDVPELVRIGVPEDYAIEELPLLLGRFARRHPSARLEVRCALSVQLEAEVEAGELDIALFKRLGPAPAAAGVWRDALNWVAADEATPEQLPVLPLVVFNQGCIYRAHAVHVLESQRRAWRVAYTSPNLAGVLAAVRAGLGVSVLSDSALAPGLRRLGAAEGLPPLPDSQLVLQARSRLGPAAEAALELLRDSLDARQRAVAGRAAAPLAPA